AGCAATCCCACGCCGCCAAAGTCCGACTGGGAGGGTCCCACCGGTTCAGGATAAGATTCTGCGTGACAGGCTGCGCTAATTCCCAGCGCCAACAGGCTTATTACAAACGATTTTTTCATTATTATTCCGGTATCCGATGCGTCAGGGACTGAAGGATGTCGGCATTCAGTTCGTCATATTCGTTGCTCCACAACCCCGGTGCAAAGCCAACGAAAATCACGCTGCCGGGCATCGGCTCTACGTGGCGGCGGTTCCAGTAAGCAACCGGCACTTTTTGTGTCTGGCCGGTGGGATAAATCACCCATGCATAGCTGCGTTCCGCACCGCTGAGCAGGCTCATATCATCCAGATAACTCACCACATCCCTGCCTGGTGTAAACGGTTTTTTCCCTGGGCTGCTAATCAGCCCTACCACGGTAATCGTGGCCGGTTGCGGGCCCACCCACAGCGAGTATTCACCCTCCAGTGGACGGTTCGCCAGCCGGTGCGTACGAACGTAATCCGGGTCAAGATTGACGATCTGCCGGCCGGTCACTTTCACCGCCTGCAACTGCTGGCGCAGTGAATTAATGGCGGCGGCAGTGTTACCGCTTTCGTCAGCAGCAAGCGTGCTCAGGCGCGTTAACAACACCTGATGCCGGGCCTGCTCCGCCTGCGTGGCGTGACGTTCACTGACGACGGCGCCGGGCCACCAGCTCTCTGCCAGCCGGGGTTGTGCGACCAGATCGCTCAAACGCGCGGCGTTGGATAACGTTTTCGGTTTACTGTCGCCAGCGATGTAAACATTCACCGTGCCAGTGGCCAGCGCGAGCGGAGAAGCGAGGCTGGCTAATAACAGAAGAAAAGTGCGCATCGTCATTGTTTAGCCGCCTTAATCAGTGTGGTCTTCACCGGGAACCAGTCTGCGCCCAGATACTGCTCCGACTGCCTGATTACCCCGGCGTCATCCACCCAGAAGCGGTTGCGCCAGCTCTTCTCGTCTGTGGTGACATCCTCGTCGAGAATACGCACCGCAGTGACATCATTCGCCAGCTTGATGGTGTCGGTGCCGTTCCAGTGGAAGACGGAGTGCGCGGTGGCATAGCGCACCTGTTTGTGCTCCGTCCAGCCCATGGTGCGCGTCCAGCTTGCACCATCAATAATTTGATTCGGTTTTGCCAGCGGATCGGATGTCAGGTTATTCACTTCAATCAGGTTATCGCCGCTGAGTTGTGTTTTTACGATGCGGTAATGCTGCGTCACGATGGTCGCCTGATCCTGCGTTACCCATTTCTGCTGACCGTTTTCGTCGAAAGCGAGCACCACAAACAGTTGCGGGCCGTTGTTAAGCTGCATGTACTGGCTGGCATAGGGCATGTTGAGAATGTCTTCATCTGTCAGCTGCACGCCTGGCACGCCAAAAACGCTATCCCACAGTGAATTTCCCAGGCCTTTGATTTGGCCAGAACATGCCTGAAGCAGCAGGCAAATTAAAATAATACCAGGTCGCTTCACGACTCTTCTCCGAGAGGGGCGGAAATAACCACACCGAAGTGTGGTTATAGTTAATGTACCCGTGATTACTGAGTACTTGTGGTCGTGGTGGTCGTGGTTCCCGTGTTGGAGCCATCACCGCCACCGGTTGCCGCCAGCGCGACACCCACCGCGGACCCTACGGTGCTGACGCTCGTCGCAGCAGAACTACCTGCCGAGACAGAGGTCGCTGCCGACCCTGCCGCTTCACCGATTTGCACCGGTGCAGCAAAAGCAGAAGTCGCCGCAAGCGCGGATATGGCAAAAATGCCATACAGGACTTTTTTCATATCAATTTCCCTTCATTGAATGAATGGAGATTTACCTGAAAAAA
The Kosakonia oryzae genome window above contains:
- a CDS encoding capsule biosynthesis GfcC family protein is translated as MTMRTFLLLLASLASPLALATGTVNVYIAGDSKPKTLSNAARLSDLVAQPRLAESWWPGAVVSERHATQAEQARHQVLLTRLSTLAADESGNTAAAINSLRQQLQAVKVTGRQIVNLDPDYVRTHRLANRPLEGEYSLWVGPQPATITVVGLISSPGKKPFTPGRDVVSYLDDMSLLSGAERSYAWVIYPTGQTQKVPVAYWNRRHVEPMPGSVIFVGFAPGLWSNEYDELNADILQSLTHRIPE
- a CDS encoding YjbF family lipoprotein; the encoded protein is MKRPGIILICLLLQACSGQIKGLGNSLWDSVFGVPGVQLTDEDILNMPYASQYMQLNNGPQLFVVLAFDENGQQKWVTQDQATIVTQHYRIVKTQLSGDNLIEVNNLTSDPLAKPNQIIDGASWTRTMGWTEHKQVRYATAHSVFHWNGTDTIKLANDVTAVRILDEDVTTDEKSWRNRFWVDDAGVIRQSEQYLGADWFPVKTTLIKAAKQ
- the yjbE gene encoding exopolysaccharide production protein YjbE, yielding MKKVLYGIFAISALAATSAFAAPVQIGEAAGSAATSVSAGSSAATSVSTVGSAVGVALAATGGGDGSNTGTTTTTTTSTQ